A portion of the Candidatus Bathyarchaeia archaeon genome contains these proteins:
- the dapA gene encoding 4-hydroxy-tetrahydrodipicolinate synthase, producing MFKPEGIMPALVTPFTDDGKAVDEERLRLLVNHCIELGVHGVVPCGTTGEFVNLTVEERKQIIKIVVDEVNGRVPVIAGTGASGTDQALEMTKYAKDMGADAALIVTPFYLKPADRGIYEHYDTIASKVDIPIILYNIPQCTGVQLTWQMVEDLAQIPNIVGLKDSSGQLSYILAVLEKVRDKINVLCGHDEVVVAALAAGCSGAILASANVIPDIWVQIYNHVRSGELQKARELQYRIQKIARIIAGSGPVGAKAALNMMKIKVGPVRLPLSVGGELTYENREELRLELEKLGKIQPKPVTFEITEKPLEQRFMAIDITPEIIRDFHLRIGEALAGSGAEVAHIDLIIGRKDGPAGAAFAKAKAAPTPGHEPLLAILEPNLTVKPVTLIIPTVTITNMRQASMVYGPAQTAVAKAVVDSVADGTIPKEAVEDLVIIANVFVHPSAVDRQRVYINNYKAMRHAIRKAMEGRPTVDELLENKDRAKHPFKYSP from the coding sequence ATGTTTAAACCAGAGGGAATCATGCCAGCACTCGTCACACCCTTCACCGATGACGGCAAAGCCGTTGACGAGGAGAGACTGCGTCTTCTCGTAAACCACTGCATAGAGTTAGGCGTTCACGGCGTTGTTCCATGCGGCACCACAGGAGAATTTGTAAATCTCACAGTTGAAGAGCGAAAGCAAATCATAAAAATCGTGGTGGACGAAGTTAATGGACGTGTACCCGTAATAGCTGGAACAGGAGCGAGTGGCACAGACCAAGCCCTAGAAATGACAAAGTATGCCAAGGACATGGGCGCTGACGCCGCCCTTATAGTTACGCCCTTCTACCTGAAGCCTGCGGATCGCGGCATATATGAGCACTATGACACCATCGCAAGCAAGGTGGACATACCCATAATTCTCTACAATATCCCTCAATGCACGGGTGTACAATTAACGTGGCAAATGGTTGAAGACCTGGCGCAAATCCCAAACATAGTGGGATTAAAAGACAGCAGCGGACAACTCAGCTACATCCTGGCGGTGCTGGAAAAGGTCCGGGATAAAATCAACGTGCTTTGCGGCCACGACGAAGTTGTGGTGGCGGCTTTAGCCGCTGGTTGTTCCGGCGCCATCCTCGCCAGCGCCAACGTTATCCCAGACATCTGGGTCCAAATATACAATCACGTTAGAAGCGGGGAGCTTCAAAAAGCCAGAGAGCTCCAATATAGGATTCAGAAGATAGCCCGCATAATCGCCGGAAGCGGACCAGTCGGCGCAAAGGCAGCTCTAAACATGATGAAAATCAAAGTAGGCCCGGTGAGGCTGCCTCTAAGCGTTGGCGGGGAATTAACCTACGAAAACAGAGAGGAACTCCGCCTTGAACTTGAAAAACTCGGAAAAATACAACCTAAACCAGTAACCTTCGAAATTACAGAAAAGCCTCTTGAACAAAGGTTTATGGCCATCGACATAACACCCGAAATAATAAGAGACTTCCACCTCCGCATTGGTGAAGCCCTAGCCGGGTCTGGTGCGGAAGTAGCCCACATAGACTTGATTATCGGCAGAAAGGATGGCCCCGCAGGTGCAGCCTTCGCGAAGGCCAAAGCCGCCCCCACACCAGGACACGAGCCGCTGCTCGCTATACTGGAGCCAAACTTAACCGTTAAACCCGTAACGCTCATTATTCCAACAGTTACAATAACCAATATGCGGCAGGCAAGCATGGTTTATGGGCCAGCTCAGACAGCGGTGGCTAAGGCTGTTGTGGACAGCGTTGCAGACGGCACAATACCAAAAGAGGCTGTTGAAGACCTAGTGATTATAGCAAATGTTTTCGTTCACCCCTCAGCAGTGGACCGCCAACGCGTCTACATAAACAATTATAAGGCTATGCGTCATGCTATAAGAAAGGCTATGGAAGGAAGGCCAACGGTAGACGAGCTTTTAGAAAATAAGGATCGCGCCAAACACCCCTTTAAATACTCGCCTTAA
- a CDS encoding tRNA (adenine-N1)-methyltransferase, with protein sequence MKSRKVVEGEYVLLYLDQRRTYLVKAEAGKTFHTHKGFIKLDDLIGKEYGSTVASNLGVQFTVLKPLLRDYIMKSARRTQIIYPKDIALIIVFSGIGPGSRVVEAGTGTGALTTALAHYVRPDGRVYSYEVRSEFLETAWKNIKRAGLADFVELKNKDITEGIDEADVDAVILDMATPWLVVPHAYKALRPCGTIVSFSPTIDQTVKTVEALRESGFIDIETVECLVRGMQTERGKTRPQTLMTAHTGYITSARKALKEPC encoded by the coding sequence TTGAAAAGTCGAAAAGTAGTCGAGGGCGAATATGTCCTCCTATACCTGGATCAGAGGAGAACCTACCTAGTCAAAGCCGAGGCTGGAAAGACCTTTCACACACATAAGGGCTTCATAAAACTTGACGACTTGATCGGCAAGGAGTATGGCTCAACGGTTGCAAGCAATCTGGGCGTTCAATTCACGGTTCTCAAGCCGCTGCTCCGCGATTACATAATGAAGAGTGCCCGGCGAACCCAAATAATATACCCGAAGGACATAGCCCTAATCATAGTCTTCAGTGGAATAGGCCCAGGCAGCCGCGTTGTAGAAGCTGGAACGGGCACTGGTGCACTAACTACAGCCCTAGCCCATTATGTCAGGCCAGACGGCCGAGTCTACAGCTACGAAGTTAGAAGCGAATTCCTTGAAACAGCATGGAAAAACATCAAACGGGCAGGCCTAGCAGATTTCGTGGAGCTTAAAAACAAGGATATCACGGAGGGCATAGATGAAGCCGATGTGGACGCTGTCATATTAGACATGGCAACACCGTGGCTTGTTGTCCCCCACGCTTACAAGGCTCTAAGGCCGTGTGGAACCATTGTCTCCTTCAGCCCAACAATAGACCAAACAGTTAAAACCGTAGAAGCCTTGAGGGAAAGCGGCTTCATAGACATAGAAACCGTTGAGTGCCTAGTGCGGGGCATGCAAACAGAGCGGGGAAAAACCCGCCCGCAAACGCTTATGACCGCACACACAGGCTACATAACCTCCGCAAGAAAAGCCCTGAAAGAGCCCTGCTAG
- a CDS encoding aminopeptidase P family N-terminal domain-containing protein: MENVRKVLQRKGLDALYLTNATSIFYLTGYSFISTERPAALVIPLDGKITFMGPLLERDHVPLKTRLIEEIKTYLDYPGERHPIEYFAEFLKEMG; the protein is encoded by the coding sequence ATAGAAAATGTCAGAAAAGTCCTCCAACGTAAAGGGCTTGACGCTTTATATTTGACAAATGCCACAAGCATCTTCTATCTAACAGGATATTCGTTTATATCCACGGAAAGACCCGCAGCCCTGGTTATCCCGTTAGATGGGAAAATAACCTTCATGGGACCCCTTCTGGAAAGGGATCACGTCCCATTGAAGACCCGGCTCATCGAAGAAATTAAAACTTATCTGGATTATCCCGGTGAGAGGCATCCCATAGAATATTTCGCAGAGTTCCTGAAGGAAATGGGGTAG
- a CDS encoding class I SAM-dependent methyltransferase: MSEEFRAALLRRLLEFPYLPSPLGVIEAALNMVKVKPDSVFADLGCGDGRVLIKAAEKFGIYCVGFEINPILAALARRNIKDFGVGHLVDVVCADIFTVDFSKFNAIYVYPFPTIIDKLSEKIAIECSRGTQILVHDYPLKGLNPSQRMEIHEKGFHVHLIYLYII, translated from the coding sequence ATGAGCGAGGAATTTAGGGCAGCGCTTCTCAGAAGACTCTTAGAGTTTCCATATCTACCAAGCCCGCTCGGCGTAATTGAGGCAGCCCTAAACATGGTGAAGGTTAAACCCGACAGCGTCTTCGCCGACCTCGGCTGCGGGGATGGCAGAGTGCTAATAAAGGCAGCGGAAAAATTTGGGATATATTGTGTGGGCTTCGAAATCAACCCCATCCTCGCCGCGCTTGCCCGTCGGAATATAAAAGATTTCGGGGTAGGCCACTTGGTAGATGTTGTATGCGCCGACATATTTACAGTGGACTTCTCAAAGTTTAACGCGATATATGTATACCCCTTCCCAACAATAATCGATAAACTGTCAGAGAAAATCGCCATAGAATGCTCGAGGGGGACACAAATACTAGTTCACGACTACCCGTTAAAGGGACTCAATCCATCCCAACGCATGGAGATTCACGAAAAAGGCTTTCACGTTCACTTGATATACCTCTACATCATATAG
- a CDS encoding adenylyltransferase/cytidyltransferase family protein — MVTVTVFTSGFFDPIHRGHVALFREAKKLGDKLIVHTHRDECCVKKKGYVFMPLEDRLEILRSIKYIDEVIVCKPSCDLTVADVLEELKPDIFAKGGDRTLETLPKSEVEVCRKLGIKIVFDVGGGKIQSSSWIINNFIKNAVKGNVKI; from the coding sequence ATGGTTACTGTTACTGTTTTCACGTCGGGGTTTTTTGATCCGATCCATCGGGGTCACGTGGCTCTATTTAGAGAGGCGAAAAAGCTGGGGGACAAGCTTATAGTCCATACGCATCGGGATGAGTGCTGTGTTAAGAAGAAGGGGTATGTTTTTATGCCTCTTGAGGATAGGCTTGAGATTTTGCGTTCAATAAAGTATATTGATGAGGTTATTGTCTGCAAGCCTAGTTGTGATTTGACAGTGGCGGATGTTTTGGAGGAGCTTAAGCCCGACATTTTCGCCAAGGGTGGAGATAGAACTCTGGAGACTCTCCCGAAAAGTGAAGTTGAAGTTTGCAGGAAACTGGGCATAAAAATCGTGTTTGATGTGGGTGGCGGCAAGATTCAGAGCAGCAGTTGGATTATAAACAACTTCATAAAGAACGCCGTTAAGGGGAACGTGAAAATTTAG
- a CDS encoding winged helix-turn-helix domain-containing protein has protein sequence MMRRSKLEMYIDILKVLAHRGPLKLTHIMYKANVNCSVLKEYLDFLIKQNLVEERAVGKRRVVYAITPKGITVLKYFRELKQVLPIIEETRNRAPIPY, from the coding sequence ATGATGAGACGATCCAAGCTTGAAATGTACATTGATATCCTTAAGGTGTTGGCTCATAGGGGTCCATTGAAGCTGACCCATATCATGTATAAGGCTAATGTGAACTGCAGTGTTTTAAAGGAATACCTGGACTTCCTCATTAAACAAAATCTTGTGGAGGAGAGAGCTGTCGGCAAGAGACGTGTTGTCTACGCCATAACCCCTAAAGGCATTACCGTTCTCAAGTACTTCAGGGAACTTAAGCAGGTCTTGCCAATAATCGAGGAGACCAGAAACAGGGCCCCTATCCCATATTAG
- a CDS encoding transcriptional regulator, which translates to MSSSDKEILGKKPIQILEKIRENLERLNEKMEIMIELQKHGKRELEPLSPEAPLDVMTLLSMPDHLRKTAMTICRLGRATADEVAKQTRRARAVESAYLNQLVVMGYLKKERRGRKAYFYIDREGQG; encoded by the coding sequence TTGTCAAGCTCAGATAAGGAGATCCTTGGAAAGAAGCCCATTCAAATCCTGGAGAAAATTCGGGAGAACCTTGAACGGTTAAATGAGAAAATGGAGATAATGATCGAGCTTCAAAAACATGGGAAAAGGGAACTTGAACCGTTAAGCCCAGAAGCCCCTCTGGATGTTATGACTCTTCTATCCATGCCCGATCATTTGAGGAAAACCGCCATGACCATTTGCCGCCTCGGCCGGGCCACAGCTGACGAGGTTGCTAAGCAGACTCGCAGGGCGAGGGCAGTGGAAAGCGCCTATCTAAACCAGCTTGTGGTGATGGGCTATCTTAAGAAGGAAAGGAGGGGACGGAAAGCCTACTTTTACATAGATCGGGAAGGACAGGGGTAA
- a CDS encoding MinD/ParA family protein — protein MGKIVAVHSYKGGTGKTLISINLAVSLAKLGKKVCLMDLDFRAPSLSTLLGVGKVDYWLNDYLNGICEIDRVLVNLSDRIKSQGTFFVGLANPSIEAIRDMSSKDRRWEMRALGRLLSLRNSLLNAKGFDYIVFDTSPGLQYSSINAIVAADLVIVATTPDNSDVEGTKRMLRDLYDLFEKKTELVLNKVMYGDALTSGREKLQAMVKDAYGVPLLGVIPCFCDISRAEGKIIFVQEKPEHPFTRILGDIAAKVDKLQI, from the coding sequence ATGGGCAAGATTGTAGCCGTCCACTCCTACAAGGGTGGAACCGGGAAAACCCTCATATCAATTAATCTAGCCGTATCCCTAGCCAAACTCGGTAAGAAAGTTTGCCTCATGGATCTGGATTTTAGGGCGCCTAGCCTCTCGACGCTGCTGGGCGTTGGCAAGGTTGATTATTGGCTTAACGATTATCTCAATGGAATATGCGAAATAGACAGGGTTCTCGTGAATCTTAGCGATAGAATAAAGAGTCAAGGGACATTTTTCGTGGGATTAGCTAACCCTTCAATTGAAGCTATTAGGGACATGTCCTCGAAGGATAGAAGGTGGGAAATGCGTGCTTTGGGGCGCCTTCTCTCACTTAGGAATTCTCTCTTAAATGCGAAGGGCTTTGACTATATCGTCTTTGACACAAGCCCCGGATTGCAGTATTCGTCTATAAACGCCATTGTTGCCGCCGACCTTGTCATCGTAGCTACAACTCCAGATAACTCCGACGTTGAGGGAACAAAGCGTATGCTGCGGGATCTTTACGACCTTTTCGAAAAGAAAACCGAGCTGGTTTTAAACAAAGTCATGTACGGTGACGCCTTAACGTCTGGGCGGGAGAAGCTTCAGGCGATGGTTAAGGATGCTTATGGTGTTCCCCTTTTGGGTGTTATACCCTGTTTCTGCGACATTTCAAGGGCTGAGGGCAAAATAATATTCGTCCAGGAGAAGCCGGAGCACCCCTTCACGCGGATACTGGGGGACATCGCAGCTAAGGTGGATAAGCTTCAGATTTGA